From a region of the Chiloscyllium punctatum isolate Juve2018m chromosome 1, sChiPun1.3, whole genome shotgun sequence genome:
- the LOC140480886 gene encoding interferon-induced very large GTPase 1-like: protein MKVQEVIRKAAGMLVLISRRKWERLQNVATQLLEKASGGRALQGIFVSKNVNDLVKTRERLLEAPKTSCLLGPSMNLTEHTESFTSQTHAENSKKCVEQLGLGIRSSIETKSWSFELDVKGEHNTSSSSSNSTKTTYVSFYKMIIVPTASVELNCKDLKLSETAVNSLKDVEMNLRYQESDHVKDISCEQFLERFGSHVNSSNIHFGGNYLIETESDQLKTQEKEDAEEVMKTLVNTDFQASALSLFSASVSVSASHFKSNINSTCKKTLLDKISVRITKIGGPVEASSLLDWKKGLQEQDSTWRVIDRGSVHSLVPVWKVIQQNHRTDFDNYQLLTESLQRCWERKTGLQAEDTETGKVTEVNTNIQDLVQEVSKWNSISESEFVADCIRNISQCAHIKVSLRKHFPIDTDRLWYCEFICKSPVQEFFSKVSKCIAENRIVGVDKIYLKVKLKYLLQPQEIINSLDFPDISSILQQLTDNISDEKELIFSSFKEAKEHIKKLLQGPDVGNKFQSKVCSELGKSLFQLQQSKDQETSLLLTALLHPLFHQPSGILIQPLTEDDCKYLISQLDQIEAFRYEMETMQKAQRQAFLLLKALTARVTESEYKDPRIVLKTMFAKMDKEISHQVREAVMTQNGTFLSDMELLKETLLHLSANKDGLEENTPSEYSETLERFTFSKDRGKNINKLPDSFCEWTEQSGFSHNETPPQIVNDLGLQNYYPHKLSLNFTREISWDKLSDSKLTELKDVPWRFLQKILSANSIARNLEWPLAQQSESEIDADEDFNGFFEGKETEISEINPQDIITAIFLCADYFLQQELMLKMSLCQFALPFLQPYRDSYSTEKKRDSTDEPGGTLLLWAMRSIVKKWCPQSHISSNSFVQEPIVTAAMPTISFIRIGRCSISKSKLLNFTLNQKQQQQNIFLHSGMDCGHVPRDISDGLAEISWYLPSGKKNLDVFPEAAAFINLRGDAAIYQRNTRFLAKVSAALFIFIDVIGEEERKFLTSLAQSPAKFFLIINSHSNQQKITQQQTKELFKDLQLKPQQCIVRTNLNDAKLVENLCLRIEQIILNQKENKTSLNLEQMAEIARESGIQIDEHHPKIQNAKQLASKILEGLNSEAIIEYKQRVLPFHGKPWQDWSKAEKEKSRMKLRKNKTTEVYKYELEQKQKKIQGDLIKQNFSKEMQQFITELISTCAKDRALFLQWLKFNLDSKSREIMSNLCSAYKTFLKDSKQNTSELKDLDQKMSDSSLGLEHFMRELGQVYEISVTASNISSERKMNSNILELPIVAAELLLEGFPLELIDGDVSNIPVQWVTAVLKEVAKKVGTASRVFVVTVLGVQSTGKSTLLNTMFSLQFAVSSGRCTRGAFMQFLKVTGQMKKDLGCDFMLVIDTEGLKAPELATLTDSYEHDNELATFVIGLSNLTLVNIGMENPTEMKDVLQIVVHSLIRMKLTGKRPSCQFIHQNVGDVCAYDQNLRSRQKLLEQLDQMVEAAAKLEKVGKMKFSDVMEYDADQSNWYIPSLWHGTPPMAAVNTGYSEQVFELKKHIIQCLAKRSKSERALTIPDFIKWMPGLWEQVKNENFIFSFQNSLVAEAYNQLSMKYKEWEWNLRKFAHSYTRETENTINNEDGDLTQLLPNLELEIRKTIDDKKQETLNNLKRHFESGADNVQLMEKYREQFEQSISMLCRQLQDNLLQKCKDTINRQVGLSRVDAIWEEFNNKVEEQVKKLLLNCKEIQQVLDDEELKVAFERMWHDTLSELNYQPCSQRNIEVEIENLLRDDMEAQGRVINASLKEKCLSKHGNQTFKVLEKHINVSKWRLLKNFGTIYPSDLEQAGLISNTLETECREQINNIAKMDMDYDIKYCIELLDNIDKTINDNDSDSKFRMSEIFRAEFKLHMCGYAAPRFMKMQSKFINKHDPQKRLESKKDQYFELFMAIYKEQDQSQQQAERFVNCCFMPAVRDATLNSLSLKIVDDMKKNDPEGKYTLRNNFIVALLIYLKQTNSFEEYYQYINNLENFASNWLHKQVIEHCKIQFKGEMKCIHLAKEIVKEITQQAIEFVRDVSQQNISGNVQAFLDLFVNKFKTKLVMPKEELKFVLFQTDSKAKNFAEAVLLSIAEAEKLLLHELTGWNVEAKVEELSVKPNKELFKGLFSCTKKCPFCRVFCDAESAEHQQHFSKQHRPEGLANYRWRDSQRLVVDICTASVATNAQFCNGDTNGKYVPYKDYQTVNDYYKSWTIQKELTAEATSYWKKVFYTYNEKFAERYGAKCAEIGKSWDIGWDEIKKQLNKTFNTNIESL, encoded by the exons aTGAAGGTGCAGGAGGTCATCAGGAAGGCCGCTGGCATGTTGGTCCTTATTTCAAGGCG GAAATGGGAGAGACTTCAGAACGTGGCAACTCAGCTGCttgaaaaggcatctggtggACGGGCACTCCAAGGAATTTTTGTCAGTAAGAATGTGAATGATCTGGTAAAGACGCGGGAAAGACTGCTGGAAGCCCCAAAGACAAGCTGTCTATTGGGTCCATCCATGAATCTTACTGAACACACTGAGAGTTTCACGTCTCAGACTCATGCCGAAAATTCTAAGAAGTGTGTAGAACAGTTGGGTCTTGGTATCAGAAGCAGTATTGAGACTAAATCCTGGAGCTTTGAACTTGATGTTAAGGGAGAGCATAACACTTCCAGCAGCAGTTCTAACAGCACAAAAACTACATATGTCTCTTTTTATAAGATGATCATTGTACCTACGGCCAGTGTTGAGTTAAACTGCAAGGATCTGAAACTGTCAGAAACTGCTGTCAACTCTCTGAAAGATGTTGAAATGAATCTGCGCTATCAGGAGTCTGATCATGTGAAAGATATTTCGTGCGAGCAGTTCCTGGAACGATTCGGGTCACATGTAAACAGCAGCAATATTCACTTTGGGGGAAATTACTTGATAGAAACAGAAAGTGATCAATTGAAAACCCAAGAGAAGGAAGATGCTGAAGAAGTCATGAAAACATTGGTCAACACAGATTTTCAAGCTAGCGCGTTAAGCTTATTCAGTGCTAGTGTTTCAGTGTCTGCGTCTCACTTTAAATCTAACATTAACTCTACCTGCAAAAAGACTCTATTGGATAAAATAAGTGTCCGCATTACTAAGATCGGTGGCCCTGTTGAAGCATCATCACTTCTAGACTGGAAGAAAGGATTACAGGAACAGGATAGCACTTGGCGTGTCATTGATCGTGGCTCTGTTCACAGCCTAGTTCCTGTCTGGAAAGTAATTCAACAGAACCACAGGACAGACTTTGACAATTATCAATTATTAACTGAAAGCTTGCAGAGATGCTGGGAAAGGAAAACTGGATTACAGGCTGAAGATACAGAAACTGGAAAAGTGACGGAGGTTAATACCAATATTCAAGATCTGGTGCAGGAAGTAAGCAAATGGAACTCCATCTCAGAATCAGAGTTTGTTGCAGACTGTATTAGGAACATTTCTCAGTGTGCACACATTAAAGTCTCTTTGCGGAAACACTTCccaatagacacagacagactgtGGTATTGTGAATTTATTTGTAAAAGCCCCGTTCAGGAATTCTTCAGTAAAGTTTCAAAATGCATTGCAGAGAACAGAATTGTGGGTGTGGATAAAATCTATCTAAAGGTTAAACTGAAATATCTGCTGCAGCCTCAAGAAATAATAAACAGCTTGGATTTTCCAGACATCTCATCAATCTTGCAACAACTGACTGACAATATCAGTGATGAGAAAGAATTAATCTTCTCCAGTTTTAAGGAAGCAAAGGAACACATCAAGAAACTATTACAGGGGCCAGATGTTGGGAACAAATTTCAAAGTAAAGTTTGCAGTGAGCTGGGAAAATCATTGTTTCAACTACAACAAAGTAAAGATCAAGAGACATCTTTGCTCTTGACTGCACTTCTGCACCCACTATTCCACCAACCTAGTGGAATACTGATTCAGCCTCTAACAGAGGATGACTGTAAATACCTGATCTCTCAGTTAGATCAAATCGAAGCCTTCAGGTATGAAATGGAGACAATGCAGAAGGCACAACGCCAAGCCTTCCTGCTCCTCAAAGCACTGACTGCCAGAGTCACTGAGTCAGAATATAAAGATCCCAGAATAGTACTCAAAACAATGTTTGCAAAAATGGACAAAGAAATATCGCACCAAGTCCGTGAGGCAGTGATGACTCAGAATGGAACCTTTTTATCGGACATGGAACTTCTAAAAGAAACATTACTACATTTATCAGCCAACAAAGATGGACTGGAAGAAAATACACCATCAGAATATAGTGAAACATTGGAAAGATTCACATTCAGTAAAGACAGAGGAAAGAACATCAACAAGCTCCCAGATTCTTTCTGTGAGTGGACTGAGCAATCAGGCTTCTCCCACAATGAGACACCACCTCAAATTGTGAATGACTTGGGATTACAAAATTATTATCCTCATAAGCTATCCCTAAATTTCACTCGGGAGATCAGCTGGGATAAACTGAGTGACAGTAAACTGACTGAGTTAAAAGATGTCCCTTGGCGTTTCCTCCAAAAGATCCTCTCTGCCAATTCTATTGCAAGGAACCTTGAATGGCCACTTGCTCAACAATCAGAAAGTGAGATCGATGCTGATGAAGATTTCAATGGTTTCTTTGAAGGAAAAGAAACCGAGATTTCTGAGATTAATCCTCAAGATATCATTActgccatcttcctttgtgcagaTTACTTTCTACAACAGGAGCTAATGCTGAAGATGTCTCTATGCCAGTTTGCATTACCCTTCCTGCAGCCATATAGGGATAGTTATTctacagaaaagaagagggatTCCACAGATGAACCTGGTGGCACCCTTCTCCTGTGGGCTATGCGATCTATTGTTAAAAAATGGTGCCCACAATCCCATATATCAAGTAACAGCTTTGTACAAGAGCCAATTGTAACTGCAGCCATGCCTACCAtttccttcatcaggattggaaGATGCAGTATCTCCAAATCCAAACTTCTCAATTTCACCTTGAACCAGAAGCAGCAACAACAGAATATCTTCCTGCACTCGGGGATGGACTGTGGACATGTTCCACGTGACATATCTGATGGACTAGCCGAGATCAGCTGGTACCTTCCATCTGGCAAAAAGAATTTGGACGTATTCCCCGAGGCTGCAGCATTCATTAACCTCCGAGGAGATGCTGCAATTTATCAGAGAAACACTCGGTTTCTTGCTAAAGTCTCTGCTGCTCTCTTTATATTCATTGATGtcattggggaagaggaaagaaAATTCCTTACTTCTCTTGCACAGTCACCAGCCAAATTCTTTCTCATAATCAACTCACATAGCAATCAGCAAAAGATAACCCAACAGCAAACAAAGGAACTGTTCAAAGATCTACAGTTAAAACCTCAACAATGCATTGTTCGGACAAATTTAAATGATGCAAAGCTTGTGGAAAACCTTTGTTTGAGAATTGAACAAATAATTCTAAATCAGAAAGAGAACAAGACCTCTCTAAACCTGGAGCAAATGGCTGAAATTGCACGAGAAAGTGGGATTCAAATCGATGAACATCATCCCAAAATACAAAATGCGAAACAATTGGCCTCCAAAATACTGGAAGGACTTAACTCTGAAGCCATTATTGAATACAAACAGAGGGTGTTACCCTTCCATGGGAAGCCCTGGCAAGATTGGTCTAAAGCTGAGAAAGAGAAGTCTCGCATGAAACTCCGTAAGAACAAGACTACAGAGGTATACAAGTATGAGCTGGAGCAAAAGCAGAAAAAAATCCAAGGAGATCTGATCAAGCAGAATTTCTCGAAAGAGATGCAACAATTCATTACAGAACTGATTTCAACTTGTGCAAAAGACAGAGCACTTTTCCTACAATGGctgaagttcaatctggacagTAAATCAAGGGAGATCATGTCAAACTTATGCAGCGCATATAAAACTTTTTTGAAAGACTCAAAGCAGAACACAAGTGAGCTGAAAGATTTGGATCAGAAAATGTCTGATAGTTCTCTTGGACTTGAGCATTTCATGAGGGAACTGGGTCAGGTTTATGAGATTTCAGTGACAGCAAGTAATATTAGCTCAGAGAGAAAAATGAACAGCAATATATTGGAGTTACCAATAGTTGCAGCTGAACTGTTGCTGGAAGGATTCCCACTGGAGCTCATTGATGGAGATGTTTCCAACATACCGGTTCAGTGGGTCACTGCTGTACTGAAGGAAGTAGCTAAGAAGGTGGGCACTGCTTCCCGTGTGTTTGTGGTGACAGTGCTTGGTGTCCAGAGTACAGGGAAGTCCACACTCCTAAATACAATGTTCAGTTTGCAGTTTGCTGTGAGTAGTGGCAGATGTACACGAGGAGCCTTCATGCAGTTTCTCAAGGTCACAGGGCAAATGAAAAAGGATCTTGGCTGCGATTTCATGCTGGTGATTGACACTGAGGGCCTGAAAGCTCCAGAACTCGCAACCCTTACAGACAGTTATGAGCATGATAATGAACTAGCAACATTTGTCATTGGATTAAGCAATTTAACTTTAGTAAATATAGGGATGGAAAACCCCACCGAGATGAAAGATGTTTTGCAGATTGTTGTGCATTCCTTAATCCGCATGAAACTAACTGGAAAGCGGCCAAGCTGCCAATTTATCCACCAGAATGTTGGAGATGTGtgtgcatatgatcagaacctgAGGAGTCGCCAAAAACTGCTGGAACAACTGGATCAAATGGTAGAGGCTGCAGCTAAACTGGAGAAGGTGGGCAAAATGAAATTCTCAGATGTGATGGAGTATGATGCTGATCAGAGCAACTGGTACATCCCAAGTCTGTGGCATGGCACTCCTCCAATGGCTGCAGTTAATACTGGTTACAGTGAGCAAGTCTTTGAGCTGAAGAAGCACATCATTCAATGTTTAGCAAAACGTAGCAAATCTGAAAGAGCTTTAACAATTCCAGACTTTATCAAGTGGATGCCTGGGCTTTGGGAGCAGGTGAAAAATGAGAACTTCATTTTTAGTTTTCAGAATAGTCTGGTTGCTGAAGCTTACAATCAGCTCTCCATGAAGTACAAAGAGTGGGAATGGAATCTCCGCAAATTTGCACATTCCTATACACGTGAAACTGAAAATACAATAAACAATGAAGATGGTGATCTCACCCAACTGCTCCCAAATTTGGAACTGGAGATCAGGAAAACGATTGATGACAAAAAGCAGGAAACACTCAATAATCTAAAaagacattttgaaagtggtgCTGATAATGTGCAGCTGATGGAGAAATACAGGGAGCAATTCGAACAAAGCATTTCCATGTTATGTAGGCAACTCCAGGATAATTTACTACAGAAATGTAAAGATACTATCAACAGGCAAGTGGGATTATCGAGAGTGGATGCTATCTGGGAAGAATTCAACAACAAGGTTGAAGAACAAGTCAAGAAACTTTTACTAAATTGTAAAGAAATTCAGCAAGTGTTAGATGATGAAGAACTAAAAGTTGCCTTTGAAAGAATGTGGCATGATACGCTCTCTGAATTGAACTATCAGCCCTGCAGTCAAAGAAACATTGAGGTCGAGATTGAAAATCTTCTGAGAGATGACATGGAAGCACAAGGACGAGTGATAAATGCAAGTCTTAAAGAGAAATGCCTGTCAAAGCATGGGAACCAAACCTTTAAGGTTCTGGAGAAACACATTAATGTGTCGAAGTGGAGGTTGCTTAAAAACTTTGGTACAATTTATCCATCAGATTTAGAACAAGCAGGACTGATATCAAATACACTTGAGACCGAATGTAGGGAACAGATCAATAACATTGCAAAAATGGACATGGATTATGATATCAAATATTGTATTGAACTTTTGGACAACATAGACAAAACAATCAACGATAATGATTCAGATTCAAAGTTTAGAATGAGTGAGATTTTCAGGGCAGAGTTTAAACTTCACATGTGTGGCTACGCTGCACCAAGATTCATGAAAATGCAATCCAAATTTATCAACAAACATGATCCACAGAAGAGGCTGGAAAGCAAAAAAGATCAATACTTTGAACTATTCATGGCAATTTACAAGGAGCAGGATCAAAGTCAGCAACAAGCAGAGCGATTTGTAAACTGCTGCTTTATGCCAGCTGTCAGAGATGCCACACTCAACAGCCTCAGCCTGAAAATAGTGGACGATATGAAAAAAAATGATCCTGAGGGAAAGTACACACTCCGCAATAACTTCATTGTAGCACTTCTGATCTATTTAAAACAAACTAACAGCTTCGAAGAATATTACCAGTATATTAATAACCTTGAGAATTTTGCATCCAACTGGCTTCACAAGCAGGTTATTGAACACTGCAAAATCCAATTTAAAGGAGAAATGAAATGTATACATCTAGCTAAGGAAATTGTCAAAGAAATCACTCAACAGGCCATTGAATTTGTCAGAGATGTATCACAGCAGAACATTTCTGGGAATGTTCAGGCCTTCCTTGATCTGTTTGTTAATAAGTTCAAAACAAAACTTGTGATGCCCAAAGAGGAATTGAAATTTGTTTTATTCCAGACTGACAGCAAAGCCAAGAACTTTGCAGAAGCAGTTCTACTGTCTATTGCAGAGGCAGAGAAGCTCCTCCTCCATGAGCTGACAGGCTGGAATGTTGAAGCAAAGGTAGAAGAATTATCTGTAAAACCGAATAAGGAACTCTTTAAAGGCTTATTCAGTTGCACAAAGAAATGCCCTTTCTGCAGAGTTTTCTGTGATGCAGAGAGCGCTGAGCACCAGCAACATTTCAGTAAACAGCACAGGCCTGAAGGATTAGCTAATTATCGATGGAGAGACAGCCAGCGTCTTGTGGTGGATATTTGTACAGCTTCAGTAGCAACCAATGCACAATTCTGCAATGGTGACACAAATGGTAAGTATGTACCCTACAAGGACTACCAAACAGTCAATGATTACTATAAATCCTGGACTATTCAAAAGGAACTCACTGCAGAGGCAACATCCTACTGGAAAAAAGTTTTTTACACTTACAATGAGAAATTTGCTGAGAGATATGGAGCAAAATGTGCAGAAATTGGCAAATCCTGGGACATTGGATGGGATGAAATAAAGAAGCAGCTGAACAAAACATTTAATACAAATATCGAATCCCTGTAG